A window of Crateriforma spongiae genomic DNA:
AAGAATTGCCAAAGCGATCGTGAATGGCGATGGCTACTCGGATCCGTTCGTCGTCCGCACGGGTCCAACCGCGTGGATGCCGCCCGTCACAACCTATGTGTTGGCCGTTGTGATGAAGATCGCGGGTGAAAACACGGCCTTTATTTACTGTGCGATCTGGCTGGGCCAGGGAGCGGCCGCGATTCTGTGGACCACATTGGTCATCTCGCTTCTGCGGAAGTACCAACTGCCAACCCTCATCCCATCGGTGTTTACGGCATGGGCGCTAATCGCCAACGCAACCCTTCTATTCCTGAATACGCACGATCCATTTATGACGGTAGCGTTATCCAGTTTGACGATCTGGTACATCGACCGGGCGGCGACCGGTCCCAGCACGGCGTTATCGCTTATGGTCTCCGGTTTTTTTGTCGGGATCGCCCTACTTACACATCCCTCGGTTGGTATCGCTGCGACGGTGGTGTTTCTGCTATTCGCAAACCTCAAACATCGACAAGTTGGCTACTTTCTGATCCCAATACTTCTCGTATTGCTTCCATGGCTCGTATATTGTCGTCTGCGCATGGGAGGCTGGGTGCCGGTCAAATCGAACGCCGGCTTCGAGCTATGGCAGTCTCAAGTATTGGACGATGACGGCCTGCTTGACATGAATACGATGCGGCTTCACCCGATGACTTCACGACATTCCACTTCGACCCAACTGATACTTGAAAACGGGGAATTGAA
This region includes:
- a CDS encoding glycosyltransferase family 39 protein; this translates as MFVSSMGMFNRFHTRLTAAFGYNGYPPMQENDPPKAGAGDRVGTALVRLAIAILFFLGAFSHGPLASYSSQADLKGRAFLGAHGRIAKAIVNGDGYSDPFVVRTGPTAWMPPVTTYVLAVVMKIAGENTAFIYCAIWLGQGAAAILWTTLVISLLRKYQLPTLIPSVFTAWALIANATLLFLNTHDPFMTVALSSLTIWYIDRAATGPSTALSLMVSGFFVGIALLTHPSVGIAATVVFLLFANLKHRQVGYFLIPILLVLLPWLVYCRLRMGGWVPVKSNAGFELWQSQVLDDDGLLDMNTMRLHPMTSRHSTSTQLILENGELNFVRARRSEAIDHIVNNPGDYVSRCVTRLIACHVWPKPFDEISVWNAWQTWGGGMIRICSLISCLAVLLHLNYVPTRLFWIGLTMCLLTSAPYMLISHMDRYTVAWLPSQLIIISEGVRCMVQSFPKQWQMLQA